In Streptomyces sp. HUAS ZL42, the DNA window TCACACAGGCGACGCTCTCCCGGGACCTGGACGAGCTGAACGCGGTGAAGATCCGCAACACCGACGGCGACCTGATCTATGCGGTGCCGAGCGAGGGAGGTTTCCGTACCCCTCGTGCACCGCTGGGGGGGTCGGCGAAGGAGGAGCGGATGCGGCGGCTGTCGCAGGAGCTGCTGATCTCCGCGGAGGCTTCGGCGAATCTCGTGGTTCTGCGCACCCCGCCGGGCGCGGCCCAGTTCCTGGCTTCCGCCATCGACCAGGCGGAACTGCACGACATCCTGGGCACGATCGCCGGTGACGACACGTTGCTGCTGATCAGCCGGGATCCGGTCGGAGGACAGGCGTTGGCGGACCACCTGCTGCGACTGGCTCAGAACGGCCATTGAGGGGTGGGGTGACTGCGGTTCGCCGAGTGCGGGCCGGTGCGTGGCTGGCCGCGCAGTTCCCCGCGCCCCTGGGGAGTAGCAGCCGGCCCGCGCCGCACACTGCAGCCGGTGACCGCTCACCCCAGCCGCGCCGCCAACCCCCCGGTGCACCGCACCTCATCCCCGGCCGTGATCAACAGTGCCTCGACGTCCGGCAGCGACTCCAACCACCGCAACCCCTGCCGCGACCCCATCGCAAACGCCGCCGTCGCCCAGCAGTCCGCCCACGTCAGACGGGGCGCCACCACCGTCACCGCCACCAGATCCGTCACCGCCGACCGCCCGGTCCGCGGATCCACGATGTGCGCCCCCCGCTCAGCCGTCCCGGACGTCGCCACCGCCAGCTCGTCCGCACCCGCCGCGGAGATCACCGCCGCCAGCCCGCCCGGACGCAGGGGATCCGACACGCCCACCCGCCAAGGCCGCGCAGCCCCCGGCACGCCCAGCAACTGCACGTCCCCGCCACCGTTGACGCTCACCCCGCTCACGCCCCGCGCCGCC includes these proteins:
- a CDS encoding arginine repressor, with amino-acid sequence MSQEQDHEQPGASGPAVPQTRTARHRRIVDILNRQPVRSQSQLAKLLADDGLSVTQATLSRDLDELNAVKIRNTDGDLIYAVPSEGGFRTPRAPLGGSAKEERMRRLSQELLISAEASANLVVLRTPPGAAQFLASAIDQAELHDILGTIAGDDTLLLISRDPVGGQALADHLLRLAQNGH
- a CDS encoding FAD:protein FMN transferase, whose translation is MGTVFSFDVRGGDPGAVRAALEEAVAGLHRVDEVFSTYREDSQVSRLARGELTVEECDPEVAEVLELGAEAERVSEGWFSTSYEGRTDPTGIVKGWAAERAARTVAAARGVSGVSVNGGGDVQLLGVPGAARPWRVGVSDPLRPGGLAAVISAAGADELAVATSGTAERGAHIVDPRTGRSAVTDLVAVTVVAPRLTWADCWATAAFAMGSRQGLRWLESLPDVEALLITAGDEVRCTGGLAARLG